The DNA region AAGCAGTTAAAAATGGCCATCTGCAACTTAACCAAACCCTGCCAGTCAGCGAACATGCTTGGAAAACTGAAGGCTCAAAAATGTTTATTGAGCCAAATAAACCTGCAACTGTTGATGAGCTTATGCACGGCATGATTATTGTTTCAGGCAATGATGCCTCTATTACATTAGCAGAAGGTATTGCAAGTACAGAGCAACAATTTGCACAGATGATGAACAAAGAAGCGCAACGTCTAGGCATGAAGAGCACGCACTACATGAATGCTACTGGCTTGCCAGACACGCAACACTACACCACGGCAGAAGACTTAGCGACGCTAGCCATCGCCCTGATTCGCGATTTTCCAGAAGAGTACAAACGCTTATACTCAGTTAAAGAATATACCTACAACAATATTAAACAAGCCAACCGTAACCGTCTTTTATGGTTAGACCCTAATGTGGATGGCATGAAAACCGGCCATACTGAATCTGCAGGTTATTGCTTAATTTCTACCGCAAAACGCGACAATACCCGCCATATTTCAGTCATTCTTGGCGCACCAACAGATACCGCGCGTGCCACAGAAAGCCAGAAACTATTGAACTACGGCTTTCAATTTTTTGATTCAACGTTAGTGTACAAACAAAGTCAGGCAGTGAGCAAACTTAAAGTTTGGAAAGGTGACGCAAACGAAATCACATCAACGGTTGCAAATGATCTTTACCTAACGTTGCCAAAGGGCGAGTACGCCAATGTTAAAGCCATCGTTTCAAGCACACAGCCACTCATCGCCCCCATCAAAAAAGGACAAGTGATTGGACAAGTTAAATTTGTATTAAATGGCAGAACGATCAGCGAGCGTGCATTAGTAGCAGACCGATCAGTTGCAGCAGCAGGCTTGTTTGGCCGCGCTTGGGATTCTATTAAATTAATGATGCAATAAGCTTAACTTAACCAAGTTAAATGGAACTAAAGATAAACTGAATCAAGATAAACGGAACTAAAAGATAAACGCTATTAAGATGACTGATATTGACCCGCAAGCAACACCGCCACTCATCGAGTTCCCTTGCCGATTTCCTATTAAAGTGATGGGTGAAACGCAAGAAATATTCTCGACGACAATCATTGGCTTGATTCAAACCATTGTGCCAAGCTTTAATGCTGAGCACATCGAAATGCGCGCAAGTTCTAACGGTAAATATATCAGTCTGACGTGTTCTGTTGATGTAGCTTCACAAGCTCAGCTTGATGATGTTTACCGCTTATTAACATCACACCCTTTAGTGAAGTACACGCTTTAACATACTCATCCGCTTGTGATGTTAAACAATATTATCGTTAGAAATTTAGGCACCACCTCATTTGAAGTAACATGTGAGGCAATGCAACAATTCACAGCTGCCAGAGTGGCTGATTCGGCCGATGAAATTTGGCTCACTGAACACCCACCAGTTTACTCACTAGGGCTTAACCGTAAACAGGTAGCGCCACCTTCCCGTGATGACATTGTCGTCGTGAATACCGACCGTGGTGGGAAAATCACCTATCACGGCCCTGGCCAAGTCATCCTTTACGTTTTATTAGACCTATCAAGACGCAATCTTAATATACGTAGTTTAGTCAGCTTGCTGGAAAATACAGTGATAGAATTACTGGCGCAATATGATGTAAGCGCAATAGCAAAAAAAGATGCGCCTGGCGTTTATGTAAGCTTAGCAAATTCACACGAAGCCAAAATAGCCTCATTAGGGTTACGTGTTAAAAATAATTGCTGCTATCACGGCTTGAGCCTTAATATAGACATGGATTTAAGCCCATTTAACGCGATTGACCCTTGTGGCTACAAAGGGCTTGCAGTGACACAAACCAAAGACCTAGGCATTGATGCCAATATACAAACCATTGGTGAGCAACTTGTAGCAATGCTTACCAGCAAACTAGAGCATTTGCATGACGAACGTACCCCCTAATAAAACGCCCACACCAAAAGTTGCTGGGGTAAAAGAAATTGACGCGGCAAAAACGTCGCGCATTCCAATTAAAATCATTCCGCAGCCAATTCAGCGTAAACCTGAGTGGATACGCATGAAAGCACCTGATGGCGCACGCTATCAGGAAATTAAGCGTGTACTGCGCGAGAATAATCTACATACCGTTTGTGAAGAAGCCAGTTGCCCTAATATCGGCGAATGTTTCAGTAGCGGTACTGCCACTTTTATGATTTTGGGCGACATCTGTACACGCCGCTGCCCATTTTGCGATGTAGCACACGGAAAACCTCTACCTCCAGATGTAAATGAGCCCGAAAATCTGGCAAGAACCATTGCACAGATGCGACTCAATTATGTGGTCATTACCAGCGTGGATCGTGACGATTTACTAGATGGTGGTGCACAACATTTTGTCGATTGTATTAAAGCGGTGCGTGCGCATTCACCCAATATCAGAATTGAAATCTTAGTCCCAGATTTTCGTGGGCGTTTGGATGTGGCACTAGAGATTCTCCGTAAGGCACCGCCCGACGTGATGAACCATAATCTTGAAACTATCCCTAGACTATACAAACAAGCAAGACCCGGCTCAGACTATCAAAACTCA from Methylotenera sp. L2L1 includes:
- the lipA gene encoding lipoyl synthase; its protein translation is MTNVPPNKTPTPKVAGVKEIDAAKTSRIPIKIIPQPIQRKPEWIRMKAPDGARYQEIKRVLRENNLHTVCEEASCPNIGECFSSGTATFMILGDICTRRCPFCDVAHGKPLPPDVNEPENLARTIAQMRLNYVVITSVDRDDLLDGGAQHFVDCIKAVRAHSPNIRIEILVPDFRGRLDVALEILRKAPPDVMNHNLETIPRLYKQARPGSDYQNSLNLLKVFNEMYPHIPTKSGLMLGLGETDEEILAVMQDLRAHQVSMLTLGQYLQPSVHHLPVMRYVEPQIFETLKQKADAMGFNNTASGPMVRSSYHADAQAHQVIT
- the lipB gene encoding lipoyl(octanoyl) transferase LipB; this translates as MLNNIIVRNLGTTSFEVTCEAMQQFTAARVADSADEIWLTEHPPVYSLGLNRKQVAPPSRDDIVVVNTDRGGKITYHGPGQVILYVLLDLSRRNLNIRSLVSLLENTVIELLAQYDVSAIAKKDAPGVYVSLANSHEAKIASLGLRVKNNCCYHGLSLNIDMDLSPFNAIDPCGYKGLAVTQTKDLGIDANIQTIGEQLVAMLTSKLEHLHDERTP
- a CDS encoding HP0495 family protein, translating into MTDIDPQATPPLIEFPCRFPIKVMGETQEIFSTTIIGLIQTIVPSFNAEHIEMRASSNGKYISLTCSVDVASQAQLDDVYRLLTSHPLVKYTL
- a CDS encoding D-alanyl-D-alanine carboxypeptidase family protein, whose amino-acid sequence is MHIIKNYAFTRIIAKSSLAIALAVASFTNLAHAGAAQIAPPPNLAVKAYLLKDFNNGHVVAQHNASMRVEPASLTKIMTAYLVFKAVKNGHLQLNQTLPVSEHAWKTEGSKMFIEPNKPATVDELMHGMIIVSGNDASITLAEGIASTEQQFAQMMNKEAQRLGMKSTHYMNATGLPDTQHYTTAEDLATLAIALIRDFPEEYKRLYSVKEYTYNNIKQANRNRLLWLDPNVDGMKTGHTESAGYCLISTAKRDNTRHISVILGAPTDTARATESQKLLNYGFQFFDSTLVYKQSQAVSKLKVWKGDANEITSTVANDLYLTLPKGEYANVKAIVSSTQPLIAPIKKGQVIGQVKFVLNGRTISERALVADRSVAAAGLFGRAWDSIKLMMQ